One genomic region from Cyanobium usitatum str. Tous encodes:
- the topA gene encoding type I DNA topoisomerase, translated as MGHTLVIVESPTKARTIRGFLPKDFKVEASMGHVRDLPNNASEIPAAHKGEKWANLGVNTAANFEPLYVVPKDKKKVVKELKDALKGADQLLLATDEDREGESISWHLLQLLSPKVPVKRMVFHEITKEAISRALEETRELDMELVHAQETRRILDRLVGYTLSPLLWKKVAWGLSAGRVQSVAVRLLVQRERARRAFRSGSYWDLKARLEEGEGVFEAKLSHLQGERIAGGSDFDESTGGLKDGSKVRLLSEGEARQLQVQVQANPWKVGSVEEKATVRKPVPPFTTSTLQQESNRKLRLSARETMRTAQGLYERGFITYMRTDSVHLSEQAINAARSCVSEKYGKDYLSPSPRQFSTKARNAQEAHEAIRPAGEAFRTPNATGLDGKDLALYELIWKRTVASQMADARLTMLAVELEADGGALGPAQFRASGKRIDFAGFFRAYVEGSDDPDAALEGQELLLPALKVGDSPDCKSVEALGHQTQPPARYSEAALVKMLEKEGIGRPSTYASIIGTIVDRGYATLANNSLTPSFTAFAVTALLEEHFPDLVDTSFTARMENTLDEISHGQVQWLPYLESFFKGEKGLETQVQQREGDIDPGVSRTVELEGLPCVVRIGRFGAYLETKRVAEDGSEELLKATLPQEITPADLDGEKAELILRQKADGPESLGDDPESGEQVYLLFGQYGPYVQRGQVSDENPKPKRASLPKGAKPEDLTLEDAIALLRLPRQLGDHPEGGRVEAGLGRFGPYVVHHKGKGEKDYRSLKAEDDVLVVGLERAVELFAMPKKGRGGRTALKEIGVPEGADEAIQLFDGPYGLYVKQGKVNASLPEGTTADTITLEQAVELLAAKAASGKAGGRKPGAKKPAAKKPAAKAPAAKDPAAKKAPATTKTGRLRASAVRVIRAADS; from the coding sequence GTGGGTCACACCCTGGTCATTGTTGAAAGTCCGACGAAGGCCCGCACGATCCGGGGTTTTCTTCCCAAGGATTTCAAGGTGGAAGCGTCGATGGGGCACGTCCGCGACTTGCCCAATAACGCCAGCGAGATACCTGCGGCGCATAAGGGTGAGAAGTGGGCAAATCTGGGAGTGAACACCGCCGCCAACTTCGAGCCTCTGTACGTGGTGCCGAAGGACAAGAAGAAGGTGGTGAAGGAGCTGAAGGATGCTCTTAAGGGTGCGGACCAGCTGCTTCTGGCGACTGACGAAGACCGTGAGGGTGAATCGATCAGCTGGCACCTGCTGCAGCTGCTGAGCCCGAAGGTGCCTGTGAAGCGGATGGTGTTTCACGAGATCACGAAAGAGGCGATCAGCCGTGCTCTAGAGGAGACCCGCGAGCTGGATATGGAGCTGGTGCATGCGCAGGAAACGCGTCGGATCCTCGATCGTTTGGTGGGTTACACCCTTTCGCCGCTGCTGTGGAAAAAGGTGGCGTGGGGTTTGAGCGCCGGCCGGGTTCAGTCGGTGGCAGTGCGCTTGCTGGTGCAGCGCGAGCGTGCGCGGCGTGCTTTCCGCAGCGGCAGCTACTGGGACCTCAAGGCCCGTCTGGAGGAGGGAGAAGGTGTCTTTGAGGCCAAGCTCAGCCATTTGCAAGGGGAGCGGATCGCGGGAGGCTCCGACTTCGATGAGAGCACCGGCGGCCTGAAGGACGGCAGCAAGGTGAGGCTGCTGAGCGAGGGGGAGGCGCGGCAGCTCCAGGTGCAGGTGCAGGCCAACCCCTGGAAGGTGGGCTCTGTAGAGGAGAAGGCCACGGTGCGAAAGCCAGTGCCGCCATTCACCACCAGCACGCTGCAGCAGGAGTCCAACCGCAAGCTGCGGCTTTCGGCCCGGGAAACCATGCGCACGGCCCAGGGTCTCTACGAGCGCGGTTTCATCACTTACATGCGCACCGACTCGGTGCACCTCAGCGAGCAGGCGATCAACGCGGCGCGTAGCTGCGTCAGTGAGAAGTACGGCAAGGACTACCTCAGCCCCAGCCCGCGCCAGTTTTCCACCAAGGCCCGCAACGCGCAGGAGGCGCACGAGGCGATTCGTCCAGCGGGAGAGGCGTTCCGCACGCCAAACGCCACAGGACTTGATGGCAAGGATCTGGCCCTCTATGAGCTGATCTGGAAGCGCACGGTGGCCAGCCAGATGGCTGATGCCCGCCTGACGATGCTCGCGGTGGAACTGGAGGCCGATGGCGGGGCCCTGGGCCCAGCCCAGTTCCGTGCGTCGGGTAAGCGCATCGACTTCGCTGGTTTTTTTCGCGCCTACGTGGAGGGCAGCGACGATCCCGACGCGGCCCTTGAAGGACAGGAGCTGCTGCTGCCGGCCCTGAAGGTGGGCGACAGCCCTGACTGCAAGTCGGTGGAGGCGCTCGGCCACCAAACCCAGCCCCCCGCTCGCTATAGCGAGGCGGCCCTGGTGAAGATGCTTGAGAAGGAGGGCATCGGCCGGCCTTCCACCTATGCCTCGATCATCGGCACGATCGTGGATCGCGGGTACGCGACGCTCGCCAATAACTCCCTCACGCCGAGTTTCACGGCTTTTGCCGTGACGGCCCTGCTGGAGGAGCACTTCCCGGATCTGGTGGATACCAGTTTCACGGCCCGGATGGAGAACACCCTCGATGAGATATCCCACGGTCAGGTGCAGTGGCTGCCTTACCTGGAGAGCTTTTTTAAGGGAGAAAAGGGCCTAGAAACCCAGGTGCAGCAGCGGGAGGGCGATATCGACCCCGGTGTGTCCCGGACCGTTGAGCTGGAGGGGCTGCCGTGCGTGGTGCGCATCGGCCGTTTTGGTGCCTACCTGGAAACGAAGCGCGTCGCTGAAGACGGCAGCGAGGAGCTGCTCAAGGCCACGCTGCCTCAGGAGATCACCCCTGCCGATCTCGATGGCGAAAAGGCGGAGTTGATCCTGAGGCAAAAGGCGGATGGTCCTGAGTCTCTTGGTGATGACCCGGAAAGCGGAGAGCAGGTGTACTTGCTGTTTGGCCAGTACGGGCCGTACGTGCAGCGTGGCCAGGTGAGTGACGAGAACCCGAAACCGAAGCGAGCATCACTGCCCAAGGGCGCCAAGCCCGAGGATCTGACGCTGGAGGATGCCATTGCGCTGCTGCGTCTACCGCGCCAACTTGGCGATCACCCGGAGGGCGGTCGGGTGGAGGCGGGTCTGGGTCGCTTTGGCCCCTACGTTGTGCACCACAAGGGCAAAGGCGAGAAGGACTACCGCTCGCTCAAGGCTGAGGACGACGTACTGGTGGTTGGCCTTGAGCGAGCGGTGGAGCTGTTCGCCATGCCCAAGAAGGGGCGCGGGGGCCGCACGGCCCTCAAGGAGATCGGAGTCCCGGAGGGCGCGGATGAGGCGATCCAACTGTTTGACGGTCCCTATGGGCTGTATGTAAAGCAGGGCAAGGTGAATGCTTCTTTGCCGGAGGGCACGACGGCCGACACGATCACGCTGGAGCAGGCGGTTGAGCTGCTGGCCGCAAAGGCAGCTAGTGGCAAAGCTGGGGGGAGGAAGCCGGGAGCGAAAAAGCCAGCAGCCAAAAAACCAGCAGCAAAGGCTCCTGCAGCTAAGGATCCTGCGGCAAAGAAAGCTCCCGCTACGACCAAGACCGGCCGTCTGCGGGCCAGTGCGGTGCGTGTGATCAGGGCGGCGGACAGCTGA
- a CDS encoding vanadium-dependent haloperoxidase codes for MAASVDLPKTLAAVRSAPSDDDDDSAPSDDDDDDDDDDDDDDGAPSPQPAPGGAQTSEFDGRDQGGDDGDFETASSPDQLLAWNQLALDLATAARRGPTISSRLYSLVNTALYDSWAMFDEDAKGSIYNHLSEQDLEDLLDQTDDLDQDSGLQRLRDAVMAVAADTVIRTVGATLFSGGVLPQTLLDRSAALMELQLAALQPGTPEGAALRAIALNLGGQVSASINSYALLDGSNQQNNYADTTGYVATPSRFDPTNPRDTLDTTWQPLTRPDGNVQRPLTPHWGEVTPFASGADLVPDSVLTPYTSDGSLNPLFVAELNQVLEYSMNLMATEKAIAEYWEAGPGSAFPPGVWMGFTNDLIRDRQLSLDQAMKLSFGVSQALMDAAIGSWATKYEFNSVRPITAIREYYYGLNTTDWGEQLTDWRETPLDGQAWQPYQNPAALTPNFPDVNSGHSAFSSAASTFIRNFLGSNVFGKSVTLADNASRFDPNGFDGQPGTGTAITLSWDYLNGAAEQAGLSRLYGGIHFNDGNWLGQILGTRAGSNASLKAFSLFGDEDDEDDAAATIRQEFGTMTADVLTGLPDEDTEGVRESYGFGGNDLLIDPGTDGHLSLFGGDGLDRFRLSGDGEVWIRDLQAGEFIELHRDVFDKHQSLSDVAFVASDQDPGFTDLTLGQSVLARLDGLWSSAQVNLDIWA; via the coding sequence GTGGCGGCCTCTGTGGATCTTCCTAAGACGCTGGCGGCGGTGAGGTCTGCACCGTCTGACGATGACGATGACTCTGCACCGTCTGACGATGACGATGACGATGACGATGACGATGACGATGACGATGGGGCCCCCTCGCCCCAACCCGCGCCAGGGGGGGCTCAGACGTCTGAGTTTGATGGACGCGACCAGGGCGGTGACGATGGGGATTTTGAGACTGCTTCCTCTCCCGATCAGCTGCTGGCCTGGAATCAGCTTGCCCTGGATCTGGCCACTGCGGCTCGCAGGGGGCCCACCATCAGCTCCCGTCTCTACTCCCTGGTGAACACCGCTCTCTATGACAGCTGGGCGATGTTTGATGAGGACGCTAAGGGCTCGATTTACAATCATTTATCCGAACAAGATCTTGAGGATCTTCTCGATCAGACGGATGATTTAGATCAAGATTCTGGATTGCAGCGCCTGCGCGATGCGGTGATGGCAGTAGCTGCCGACACCGTGATTCGCACGGTGGGTGCCACCCTGTTCAGTGGTGGCGTGCTGCCGCAGACATTGCTGGATCGCTCTGCAGCCTTGATGGAGCTGCAGCTGGCTGCCCTTCAGCCTGGAACACCAGAGGGCGCCGCTCTGCGCGCTATTGCACTGAACCTGGGGGGGCAGGTGTCTGCGTCCATCAACAGCTATGCCCTGCTGGATGGCTCGAATCAGCAGAACAACTATGCCGACACCACCGGCTATGTGGCCACTCCAAGCCGCTTCGACCCCACCAACCCCAGGGACACACTCGACACCACCTGGCAGCCGCTCACCCGGCCCGACGGCAACGTCCAGCGCCCGCTGACACCGCACTGGGGGGAAGTGACCCCCTTCGCTTCGGGGGCTGATCTGGTGCCCGACTCCGTTCTCACCCCCTACACAAGTGACGGCAGTCTGAACCCCTTGTTTGTGGCTGAACTCAATCAGGTGTTGGAGTACAGCATGAATCTCATGGCTACAGAGAAAGCCATCGCGGAATACTGGGAGGCGGGCCCTGGCTCAGCCTTCCCCCCCGGTGTTTGGATGGGTTTCACCAACGACCTCATCCGGGACCGCCAGCTGTCGCTTGATCAGGCGATGAAGCTGAGCTTTGGGGTCAGCCAGGCGCTGATGGATGCTGCCATAGGCTCCTGGGCAACTAAGTATGAATTCAACTCCGTTCGCCCGATTACGGCGATTCGTGAGTACTACTACGGTCTCAACACTACGGATTGGGGCGAACAGCTAACCGATTGGCGTGAGACCCCTCTTGATGGACAGGCTTGGCAGCCATATCAGAACCCTGCCGCGTTGACGCCAAACTTTCCCGATGTGAATTCGGGCCACTCGGCTTTTAGCAGCGCAGCTTCAACCTTTATTCGTAATTTCCTGGGCAGCAACGTATTCGGAAAGTCGGTGACATTGGCTGACAATGCCTCTCGCTTTGACCCCAACGGCTTTGACGGGCAGCCGGGCACTGGTACTGCGATCACGCTGTCCTGGGATTACCTCAATGGTGCCGCTGAGCAGGCCGGCCTCTCACGCCTGTACGGGGGCATTCATTTCAATGATGGCAACTGGCTTGGCCAGATCCTTGGCACCCGTGCCGGCAGTAATGCCAGCTTGAAGGCCTTCAGCCTCTTCGGCGATGAGGACGATGAGGACGATGCCGCAGCCACAATTCGTCAGGAATTTGGCACCATGACGGCGGATGTGCTCACGGGCCTTCCCGACGAGGACACGGAGGGTGTGCGGGAGTCCTATGGGTTTGGCGGCAACGACCTGCTGATCGACCCGGGGACTGATGGCCATCTGAGCCTATTCGGCGGCGATGGTCTTGACCGTTTCAGGCTCTCCGGAGATGGAGAGGTCTGGATCCGCGATCTGCAGGCCGGCGAATTTATCGAGCTGCATCGCGACGTGTTCGACAAGCACCAGTCCCTAAGTGATGTGGCCTTCGTGGCCTCGGATCAGGACCCAGGGTTCACCGATCTCACCCTCGGTCAATCGGTGCTCGCCCGGCTCGATGGACTCTGGTCGAGCGCTCAGGTCAACTTGGACATCTGGGCTTGA
- a CDS encoding DUF6447 family protein, with translation MTDIPANAGEAPAAVEQQPVLTIGDRNYPINSLPDEAQKLVLAVRDCEEQITQLKRRLNYLEIARRTLIQELTARLPN, from the coding sequence ATGACTGATATCCCTGCTAATGCTGGCGAGGCGCCAGCAGCTGTCGAACAGCAACCTGTTCTCACCATCGGTGACCGCAACTACCCCATCAACAGCCTTCCTGACGAGGCCCAAAAGCTGGTGCTGGCTGTGCGCGACTGCGAAGAGCAGATCACCCAGCTCAAGCGCCGTCTGAATTACCTCGAGATCGCCCGCCGCACCCTGATTCAGGAGTTGACGGCCCGCTTGCCCAACTGA
- a CDS encoding HlyD family secretion protein, which translates to MSSSAEGEVEKNHQLLLTPPPVWTRIMIWGLSIGSVSLVVWASVNKLEETSSLPGQLETLSSEVSIKSPDTALVAEVKVRQYQTVSARQVLFVLSREDLDPRLQSLKRKISMLQQRNSQEQLSFRNRLLQTKAQIRLNADIVARLAGLFKQGSVQEVQLLEKKNQLFQSRQEFQVLRAEMAKASTNFRIEFNDVNNQLEELQGRSKHFDIQAPIAGTLQRMAVQSKGERVQAGDVLATVVPKEGLIASVQVSSRLAAPITPGKPAEITVDAFPSNDFGTLKGEVESISPTTSTPDAKGQAPAYMARIRIPPAGIPARFPAESLRSGMGITARVVLEEKPMISLVFDFVNDLFKPMTERR; encoded by the coding sequence ATGTCCTCCTCTGCAGAAGGAGAGGTTGAAAAGAACCATCAGCTGCTGCTCACTCCGCCACCTGTCTGGACCAGGATCATGATCTGGGGGCTGAGCATCGGTTCGGTTTCTCTTGTGGTCTGGGCTTCCGTGAACAAACTCGAAGAGACCTCAAGTCTGCCTGGCCAACTTGAGACATTGAGCTCCGAGGTCAGCATTAAAAGTCCTGACACTGCCTTGGTGGCAGAGGTGAAGGTTCGGCAATACCAGACTGTGAGCGCCAGACAGGTTCTTTTTGTGCTGAGCCGTGAGGATCTCGATCCACGCTTGCAGAGCTTGAAACGCAAGATTTCCATGCTGCAACAGAGGAACTCCCAGGAGCAGCTCTCTTTCCGTAATCGCCTGCTCCAGACCAAGGCCCAGATTCGACTTAATGCAGATATCGTTGCGCGCTTGGCGGGTTTGTTTAAGCAAGGATCTGTTCAGGAGGTCCAGCTACTTGAGAAGAAAAACCAGTTGTTTCAAAGTCGTCAGGAGTTTCAGGTCCTCCGTGCCGAGATGGCAAAAGCATCAACCAACTTTCGGATCGAGTTCAATGATGTGAATAACCAACTGGAGGAGCTGCAGGGCCGTTCCAAGCATTTCGATATTCAAGCGCCGATCGCTGGCACTCTCCAGCGAATGGCAGTTCAATCCAAGGGAGAGCGGGTGCAGGCGGGAGATGTACTCGCCACGGTTGTTCCTAAAGAAGGCCTGATCGCTTCCGTGCAGGTGTCCTCGCGTCTGGCCGCTCCTATCACGCCAGGTAAGCCGGCCGAGATCACCGTCGATGCGTTCCCGTCCAATGACTTCGGCACCCTCAAGGGGGAGGTGGAATCTATTTCCCCCACCACCTCAACCCCTGATGCCAAGGGACAGGCTCCGGCCTACATGGCACGCATCCGTATTCCTCCGGCCGGAATCCCAGCGCGCTTCCCTGCGGAGTCCTTGCGTTCCGGTATGGGGATCACGGCACGGGTGGTTCTCGAGGAGAAACCGATGATTAGTCTCGTGTTTGATTTCGTGAATGACCTGTTCAAGCCCATGACCGAACGCCGCTGA
- a CDS encoding peptidase domain-containing ABC transporter, with the protein MASQHGCPRREVPPGTVLQTRSASQEILLILSGSCRVLDPARHFGSLTVMRVEAPYICGALALLETQLVEEVTASTNCELIVLGVTPLPADLAAAVKSLLNQAVSPSELPLLHHLVATGSLPVPLDQRTPAIYQRRWRLATSSDLDAPTAGLIYADRPDRGFRHGQLISAATLRQFWSDSALPRVLVWSELDGERAASMPTAIAGPTSATPPSLPAPTASPPARPLQDSLAPDLGLLSSATGQELGRRVRELGYAPVSGRTPEKRQEAVLAMISQHFSLPTRRDTLRKAGTFLVSSKGGPTLDKLITVIDQLGLIGRVVTCRPADANRLPTPAIALDEHQQPRLIVEASAHGLLCLDPAAGIGLINVESLLPSSATNLRVVVVSAGSNTPRARFGLGWMLPYLSNYKLPLLEVFIASFITQLFALATPLLFQQIIDRVIGQGASSALGGFAVLMVLFMLLELVFSSLRTFQFMEISNRIDITIGSSIISRLLRLNARYFERRPVGELSSRLNELDKIRSFITGTALTVVLDAIFALLYFGVMFFYSPLLSGIILGSIPLLLIVILGLTPVTQKLIRQRAEAHSKTQSYMVEVLNGIQTVKLQNSELTARRNWEDRHLDDINKGFRTVLANTASSNTLQLINKTTNILVICVGAWLVLENELTLGGLIAFRIISGYVTQPILRLASTWNNFQEVSMAVERLGDVVNQPLETGDHEETNIAMPPIKGRINFDQVGFGYGSTANPQLAGVSLEIPAGSFTGIVGQSGCGKSTLLKLIPRLYEPTKGKVLIDDLDVGKVELYSLRRQLGFVPQDCLLFEGSIYSNIAVADPEAEASEVIEAAKMACAHEFIMGLPYGYSTPLGEKGAGLSGGQRQRIALARMLLQSPSLIILDEATSALDVDTEQQVVSNLRRHAKGRTMLMITHRLSTLTKADQIVMMHEGRIDSVGTHDELMAKSGRYFALYQQQLGG; encoded by the coding sequence TTGGCCAGCCAGCATGGCTGCCCCCGGCGCGAGGTGCCGCCTGGCACCGTTCTGCAGACCCGTTCCGCCAGTCAAGAAATTCTGCTGATTCTCTCCGGCTCCTGCCGTGTGCTGGATCCCGCTCGTCATTTCGGCTCCCTCACCGTGATGCGTGTCGAAGCTCCCTACATCTGCGGTGCCCTTGCCCTCTTGGAAACGCAGTTGGTGGAGGAGGTGACCGCCTCCACCAACTGTGAGCTGATAGTGCTTGGTGTCACTCCATTGCCGGCAGACTTGGCGGCAGCGGTGAAGTCATTGCTGAATCAGGCGGTTTCTCCCAGTGAGCTACCTCTGCTGCATCATTTGGTGGCCACGGGTTCTCTGCCTGTGCCGCTGGATCAGCGAACCCCTGCGATTTACCAGCGACGCTGGCGTCTGGCAACCTCTTCGGATCTAGATGCCCCTACCGCGGGCCTGATCTATGCGGATCGGCCTGATCGGGGCTTCCGACATGGTCAGCTGATCAGCGCCGCAACCTTGCGCCAGTTTTGGTCCGACAGCGCCCTACCTCGGGTGCTCGTTTGGTCTGAGCTGGATGGAGAGCGAGCGGCCAGCATGCCAACTGCGATTGCTGGCCCAACTTCAGCCACACCACCATCGCTTCCTGCGCCAACCGCCTCACCGCCTGCACGACCATTGCAGGATTCTTTGGCGCCAGACCTTGGCCTGCTTAGCAGCGCCACCGGCCAGGAGCTTGGCCGACGGGTCCGGGAGCTGGGCTATGCGCCGGTGAGTGGGCGCACCCCGGAAAAACGACAGGAGGCGGTGCTGGCGATGATCAGCCAGCATTTCTCTCTCCCCACGCGGCGAGACACCCTCCGCAAAGCTGGCACGTTTCTGGTGTCCAGTAAGGGTGGCCCCACCTTGGACAAGCTGATCACCGTGATTGATCAGCTCGGCCTGATTGGCCGGGTTGTCACCTGCCGTCCCGCTGATGCCAATCGGCTGCCCACCCCAGCCATAGCTCTGGATGAGCATCAGCAGCCACGGCTGATAGTTGAAGCGTCGGCCCATGGTCTGCTGTGCCTGGATCCTGCCGCTGGCATCGGGCTTATTAATGTCGAGTCGCTGCTACCCAGCTCTGCCACCAATCTGCGCGTTGTGGTGGTTAGTGCGGGCTCGAATACCCCCAGGGCACGCTTTGGCCTGGGGTGGATGCTGCCCTATTTGAGTAATTACAAGCTGCCGCTGCTGGAGGTGTTTATCGCCAGCTTCATCACCCAGCTCTTCGCTTTGGCGACACCCTTGCTGTTTCAGCAGATCATCGATCGGGTGATCGGGCAGGGTGCTTCGAGCGCACTCGGAGGTTTCGCTGTTCTGATGGTGTTGTTCATGCTGCTTGAGCTTGTCTTCAGCAGCCTGCGCACCTTTCAGTTCATGGAAATATCAAACCGCATTGATATAACGATTGGCTCGTCAATTATTTCGCGCTTGCTTCGTCTCAATGCTCGTTATTTTGAGAGGCGACCTGTTGGCGAGCTTTCCAGCCGTCTGAATGAGCTCGATAAAATTCGTAGCTTTATAACCGGGACTGCGCTTACCGTTGTTTTGGATGCGATTTTCGCTCTGCTTTATTTCGGGGTGATGTTCTTTTACTCTCCCCTGCTTTCGGGTATTATCCTTGGAAGTATTCCTCTGCTTCTGATAGTTATCTTGGGGCTCACGCCGGTCACTCAGAAGCTCATTCGCCAGAGGGCAGAAGCCCACTCCAAAACCCAGTCCTACATGGTTGAGGTTCTGAATGGTATTCAGACCGTCAAGCTCCAGAATAGCGAGCTAACTGCTCGTCGGAACTGGGAAGATCGGCATTTGGATGATATCAACAAAGGCTTTCGTACCGTTCTCGCCAATACGGCCAGCTCGAATACGCTTCAGTTGATCAATAAAACAACGAACATCCTTGTAATTTGCGTAGGGGCCTGGTTGGTTCTGGAAAATGAGCTAACGCTGGGAGGCCTTATTGCCTTTAGAATCATTAGCGGATACGTTACTCAGCCAATATTGAGACTCGCTAGTACCTGGAACAATTTTCAGGAAGTTTCAATGGCGGTGGAGCGTCTTGGTGATGTAGTTAACCAGCCCCTGGAAACAGGTGATCATGAAGAGACTAATATTGCGATGCCGCCGATCAAGGGGAGGATCAACTTCGATCAAGTTGGCTTTGGCTACGGCAGTACGGCAAATCCGCAGTTGGCTGGTGTCAGTCTTGAGATACCCGCCGGCAGCTTCACGGGAATTGTTGGTCAGAGTGGCTGTGGCAAAAGCACCCTTCTAAAGCTGATCCCGCGTCTTTATGAGCCGACCAAGGGCAAGGTTCTGATTGATGATCTAGACGTCGGTAAAGTTGAACTGTATTCGCTACGCCGTCAGCTCGGTTTTGTGCCTCAAGACTGTCTTCTTTTTGAGGGATCGATATACTCCAATATTGCCGTTGCCGATCCTGAGGCCGAGGCCAGTGAGGTGATAGAGGCCGCTAAGATGGCTTGTGCCCATGAATTTATCATGGGCCTTCCCTATGGCTACAGCACTCCTCTCGGGGAAAAGGGCGCAGGTCTTTCTGGCGGTCAACGCCAGCGAATTGCCTTGGCGCGCATGCTGCTTCAGAGCCCAAGCCTGATCATTTTGGATGAAGCAACCAGTGCCTTGGATGTTGATACAGAACAACAGGTCGTAAGCAACTTGCGCCGGCATGCCAAAGGCCGCACAATGCTGATGATCACCCATCGCTTGTCAACCCTCACTAAGGCTGATCAGATTGTGATGATGCACGAAGGACGAATTGATTCGGTTGGGACTCACGATGAGTTGATGGCTAAGTCTGGGCGTTATTTCGCCCTCTATCAGCAGCAGTTGGGTGGATGA
- a CDS encoding peptidylprolyl isomerase produces the protein MSGTTVLFALEQASGRDLISLLFRFDMAESFVRQLKEREVVFAHADLSDPDQIHAAALQQYCEENGLTTLEDRQRWCLTHGMTSEDLVSEAIHAWRRAELREQLVTASGESLYLRYKDKLDRVLYGLIRVADSGLCQELFYAIEAGEITFAEAATQYSNGPEAKTQGIVGPVDLTTPHPEVAARLRTAQAGHLIGPFQADEWHTLIRMEYRFDSEYDDNTKRFLEEICFKSQIGTDIQSDLQALIGWLNSGKS, from the coding sequence GTGAGTGGTACCACGGTTCTCTTTGCGCTAGAACAGGCTAGTGGCAGGGATCTGATCTCACTGCTGTTCCGCTTTGACATGGCCGAATCATTCGTTCGCCAGCTCAAGGAGCGGGAGGTGGTTTTTGCCCATGCTGATCTTTCCGATCCCGACCAGATCCATGCTGCTGCTCTTCAGCAGTACTGTGAAGAGAATGGCCTGACTACTCTCGAGGATCGTCAGCGCTGGTGCCTCACGCATGGCATGACCAGTGAAGATCTGGTCTCCGAAGCCATCCACGCTTGGCGCCGGGCCGAGCTCCGCGAGCAGTTGGTGACGGCCTCTGGCGAAAGTCTGTATCTGCGGTACAAAGACAAACTAGATCGGGTTCTCTACGGTTTGATACGAGTTGCTGATTCCGGGCTTTGCCAAGAGCTCTTCTACGCCATCGAGGCCGGCGAGATCACCTTTGCTGAGGCTGCGACCCAGTACTCCAACGGGCCGGAAGCAAAGACACAGGGCATTGTTGGTCCTGTCGATCTCACAACCCCTCACCCCGAGGTGGCAGCGCGTTTGCGTACTGCCCAGGCTGGGCATCTGATCGGACCATTTCAGGCCGATGAATGGCATACGTTGATTCGTATGGAGTATCGCTTTGATAGCGAATACGATGACAATACCAAGCGTTTTCTTGAAGAGATTTGCTTCAAATCTCAGATTGGTACTGATATCCAGAGTGATCTACAAGCGCTGATCGGCTGGTTGAACAGCGGCAAGTCTTGA